The Lactuca sativa cultivar Salinas chromosome 2, Lsat_Salinas_v11, whole genome shotgun sequence genome includes a window with the following:
- the LOC122196608 gene encoding secreted RxLR effector protein 161-like, with protein MEDYNSSQYPMDEKREPVNATLYRRLVGSLRYLVHTRPDISYNIRVMSRYMQYPKHNHYAVVKHILKYVKGTTEHGLVYRKGGDGKLIGYSDSSYSNDRGDGRGTTRVAYYYLGNLITWTSQKQKTVALSSCEAEYIAATAAACQGLWLRNLFSDLVGKKSQKVKLFIDNQSTIALIKNPIFHGRSKHIDTKYHFIRMCVEREQIQVEHVSGDQQKDNVLTKAMPRIKFAKMRALIGAEDMKKKGQP; from the coding sequence ATGGAAGACTACAACAGCTCACAGTACCCAATGGATGAAAAGAGAGAACCTGTAAATGCAACACTTTACAGGAGACTGGTCGGGAGCTTAAGGTACTTGGTTCACACAAGACCTGACATAAGCTACAATATTAGGGTGATGAGCAGGTACATGCAATATCCTAAGCACAACCACTATGCAGTTGTAAAACACATCCTCAAATATGTGAAAGGGACAACTGAACATGGGCTGGTGTATCGCAAGGGCGGTGATGGCAAGCTCATTGGCTATAGTGATAGTAGCTATAGCAATGATCGCGGGGATGGAAGAGGAACCACAAGAGTGGCCTACTATTACTTAGGGAATTTAATCACATGGACCTCACAGAAACAGAAAACTGTGGCCTTAAGTTCGTGTGAGGCAGAGTATATCGCTGCAACCGCAGCTGCCTGTCAAGGTCTTTGGCTAAGAAACTTGTTCAGTGACCTGGTTGGAAAGAAATCTCAAAAGGTGAAGTTGTTCATCGATAATCAATCCACTATAGCCCTCATAAAAAACCCAATCTTCCATGGGAGGAGTAAGCACATAGACACCAAGTACCACTTCATTCGTATGTGTGTTGAAAGAGAACAGATCCAAGTGGAGCATGTGAGTGGAGATCAACAGAAGGATAATGTTCTAACCAAGGCAATGCCAAGGATAAAGTTTGCTAAGATGAGGGCCCTAATTGGTGCAGAAGATATGAAGAAGAAAGGTCAACCTTGA